A single region of the Anguilla rostrata isolate EN2019 chromosome 11, ASM1855537v3, whole genome shotgun sequence genome encodes:
- the rbm6 gene encoding RNA-binding protein 5, with the protein MWDGPRPGPRGGPPFRGDPRGEMFEGRECPTPEFRGRDGKPMGHRPPDRPPMDMRRFDRPAEMRPREMEPLDIRGREPPRDFFRPGEEGDAGMRRRFDMEMRNKLQGPPDFMGPARHPLDIGGRDMNPRGLREPNDAFMGGRERERFRMDMPGFNEPPMDSRRRLPMDLSNRDEGFRDMRDRERPRMGMEDIDGFSMDMPPREREMMDFDRRGGTPLTPRGRFESDVDFRNRIRPSGEFRERERSPLNFRENDGVPMDARGRPDGPPDFVAMNRPKFRGGEGNFRDMEFQEQREPSLGFRGREEKSHSDEWHGRDMRDRGPFPPHMKGAPPFPKGRERFPPPRCREGDPSSGEVADFPGRERQPSEFPVEKDGSFGFPHPGREGMDTHGWERNPPPDHFPGRDVPPFGRRGPQEPPLPHMEPPPLNVPNRENEAKRWPRDPDPKQNQNAPPRGRSPFLRGPDPAQGKSQIGQDHGGPEGHPPFGEPKDILSKPGQEGGKEEFPDNSSSDCRDQDYRDIDYRTGSGRAFDYERRDQPGTEKPLKESKPVPPQRFNDPASQLTKDQDYRSASVKKEVSNTISITGIPKTATMEQILGAFAVRDGVPMQGMKIKNVVPGYSYDTAYVEFLNLEDAVHFMESNQGSLKVGTKTALMRYIQPDRNSKEAPEAVHKDNQPQEPLLPTPGTAKKQPPETANQDGHRQKPPADLLPQGAWQRSSNLTPEAWQQQMDQQQQQQQQQEAESWGARHPRHPPRQMDPIFKESKTMIIKNVKPTTTVETILKALDPYAYLDERNVRLVRGKPMGAKCFCFVDMDSHEQVARLVEILTKPPPLMIDGVRVYVEIAKPLKNQNYRREFDQSNTSLLGYPPDAGMMEQYYPQPAPALLPSPAVIQGDPVLPVIRDPIVSSEPQLNSNVTQGVPYAEPSAIDHSFQAPDAQVSMATPALAATAEGTDTYNYATETPDMSTYLYDATSGFYYDPQTTLYYDPSSRYFYNAQTQQYLYWDTGTKVYIPVPGYTTDTLPPAANAAVPVAGAPPPEAQTPEGPLDGKKVTDPGQEKKEEEEAAARPEKKEKEKEKEEKPRSLAAFKIMKDMERWAKIQNRQKDSVRAPSPVLKIPGAPEDRKSSKAADAAFAIFERKGIGGDDLFKKPMAPPKKEEKGLKRPMGSLGLLAADYGAGSDEEEEEKHEAPRVVKPQPEEKEDKLTDWKKMACLLCRRQFPNKDALVRHQQLSDLHKQNMEIHLKIKRSKKELEALENQEKQLSSRETRDSSGSPEVKRKKYQNSWSNAPRDMHKTSERPGLGAEPVERKKKEPVVWNHATYKQAVRKAMFARFKELE; encoded by the exons ATGTGGGACGGTCCTCGACCTGGTCCACGAGGAGGTCCACCCTTTCG tggGGACCCTCGGGGGGAGATGTTTGAAGGCCGAGAATGTCCTACACCAGAATTCAGAGGAAGAGATGGGAAGCCTATGGGCCATAGGCCTCCTGATAGGCCCCCAATGGACATGAGGCGGTTTGACCGTCCCGCCGAAATGAGACCGAGGGAAATGGAACCCTTAGACATACGGGGAAGAGAACCGCCCAGGGACTTCTTCAGGCCAGGGGAGGAGGGCGATGCTGGCATGAGGAGGCGATTTGATATGGAAATGAGAAACAAACTGCAAGGTCCTCCAGACTTTATGGGGCCTGCCAGGCACCCTTTGGACATCGGCGGGAGGGACATGAACCCCAGAGGCTTGAGAGAGCCCAACGATGCATTTATGGGGGGTCGAGAAAGGGAACGATTCCGCATGGACATGCCAGGATTCAACGAGCCTCCCATGGACTCTCGCAGACGGCTTCCCATGGACCTTAGCAATAGAGATGAGGGCTTTAGAGACATGCGTGACAGAGAGCGGCCCCGGATGGGTATGGAAGACATAGACGGATTCAGCATGGACATGCCcccaagagagagggagatgatgGACTTTGATAGAAGGGGTGGAACCCCGCTGACCCCCAGGGGAAGATTTGAATCCGATGTGGACTTCAGAAACCGTATTCGACCTTCAGGTGAGttcagggaaagggagagatcTCCCCTGAACTTCAGGGAAAACGACGGGGTTCCGATGGATGCAAGAGGAAGACCCGATGGGCCCCCAGATTTTGTGGCCATGAACAGACCCAAGTTCAGGGGTGGGGAAGGAAACTTCAGAGACATGGAGTTTCAAGAACAAAGGGAGCCGTCTTTGGGTTTCCGAGGCAGAGAAGAGAAGTCTCATTCGGACGAGTGGCATGGCCGGGATATGAGGGACCGAGGGCCCTTCCCGCCGCATATGAAGGGGGCACCCCCATTCCCGAAAGGCCGAGAACGATTTCCCCCGCCCCGGTGCAGGGAAGGTGACCCTAGCTCTGGGGAGGTTGCGGATTTCCCCGGAAGAGAAAGGCAACCCTCAGAATTCCCGGTGGAAAAAGATGGATCCTTTGGCTTTCCACATCCTGGAAGAGAGGGAATGGACACTCATGGCTGGGAGAGGAACCCTCCCCCAGATCACTTTCCCGGTCGAGATGTGCCTCCATTTGGCCGCAGAGGTCCACaggagccccccctcccacacatgGAGCCTCCTCCATTGAATGTTCCCAACCGAGAGAATGAGGCTAAGCGTTGGCCCAGAGACCCGGACCCCAAACAGAACCAGAACGCACCACCCCGAGGCAGGTCTCCCTTCCTCAGAGGTCCAGATCCTGCCCAGGGGAAGAGCCAGATAGGTCAAGACCACGGGGGCCCAGAGGGTCACCCACCCTTCGGGGAACCAAAGGACATTCTCAGCAAACCAGGACAAGAGGGAGGCAAGGAGGAGTTCCCAGACAACAGCAGCAGTGACTGTAGAGACCAGGACTACAGAGACATTGATTACAGAACAGGCTCAGGTCGCGCCTTTGACTACGAGCGCAGAGATCAGCCAGGAACAGAAAAGCCTTTGAAGGAATCAAAGCCAGTCCCACCCCAGAGGTTCAATGATCCAGCTTCTCAG CTCACAAAGGATCAAGATTACAGGAGTGCTTCTGTGAAGAAGGAGGTCTCAAACACCATCTCCATTACCGGAATTCCCAAAACCGCCACTATGGAACAG ATCCTGGGTGCTTTTGCAGTCCGTGATGGCGTCCCCATGCAGGGCATGAAAATAAAGAACGTTGTGCCAG GTTACAGCTACGATACGGCCTATGTGGAGTTTTTAAACCTCGAGGATGCAGTCCACTTCATGGAGTCCAACCAG GGGTCCCTGAAGGTTGGCACTAAAACCGCACTGATGAGATACATCCAGCCAGACAGGAACAGCAAAGAGGCTCCT GAGGCGGTGCATAAGGACAACCAGCCCCAGGAGCCCCTGCTGCCCACTCCCGGCACAGCAAAGAAGCAGCCCCCcgagacagccaatcaggacgggCACCGGCAGAAGCCGCCTGCTGATTTGCTCCCTCAGGGGGCGTGGCAGCGGAGCTCTAACCTGACACCAGAGGCCTGGCAGCAGCAGAtggaccagcagcagcagcaacagcagcagcaggaggcagagTCCTGGGGGGCCAGACACCCTCGGCACCCCCCTCGGCAGATGGACCCCATCTTTaaagagagcaaga CCATGATTATAAAGAACGTGAAGCCCACCACCACAGTGGAGACCATCCTGAAAGCCCTTGACCCCTACGCCTACCTGGACGAGAGAAACGTCCGCCTGGTCAGGGGCAAGCCCATGGGAGCCAAGTGCTTCTGCTTTGTGGACATGGACTCTCATGAG CAAGTGGCTCGCCTGGTGGAGATCTTGACCAAGCCCCCACCCCTAATGATTGACGGAGTTCGCGTTTACGTAGAAATCGCCAAGCCACTGAAAAATCAGAA TTACAGGAGAGAGTTTGATCAATCCAACACCTCTCTCCTGGGGTATCCCCCTGATGCTGGAATGATGGAG CAGTACTACCCCCAGCCTGCTCCAGCACTGCTGCCATCTCCAGCTGTAATTCAAG GGGATCCAGTGCTACCTGTCATCAGAGATCCCATTGTGTCTTCTGAGCCCCAGCTGAACTCTAACGTGACTCAG GGTGTTCCGTACGCAGAGCCCTCTGCCATCGATCACTCCTTCCAGGCCCCTGACGCTCAGGTGTCCATGGCGACGCCCGCACTGGCAGCGACAGCAGAAGGCACCGACACCTATAACTACG CTACGGAGACTCCTGATATGTCGACTTACCTGTACGATGCCACGTCTGGGTTCTACTACGACCCCCAGACCACCCTGTACTATGACCCCAGCTCAAGG TATTTCTACAACGCTCAGACACAGCAGTACCTGTACTGGGACACTGGGACAAAGGTCTACATCCCGGTGCCGGGGTACACCACGGACACCCTGCCCCCCGCGGCCAACGCCGCCGTGCCCGTGGcaggggccccgccccccgaagCGCAGACCCCGGAGGGGCCGCTGGACGGGAAGAAGGTCACGGACCCAGGGcaggagaagaaagaagaggaggaggctgcGGCTCGCccggagaagaaagagaaagagaaggagaaagaggagaaaccAAGGAGCCTGGCAGCATTCAAG ATCATGAAGGACATGGAGCGCTGGGCCAAAATCCAGAACCGGCAGAAGGACAGCGTCCGCGCCCCGTCCCCGGTTCTGAAGATACCCGGAGCTCCTGAGGACAGGAAGTCCTCCAAGGCCGCCGACGCAGCCTTCGCCATCTTCGAGAGGAAG GGCATAGGTGGGGATGACCTCTTCAAGAAGCCCATGGCACCaccaaaaaaagaggagaagggCTTAAAG CGTCCTATGGGCTCCCTGGGCCTGCTTGCGGCAGACTACGGGGCCGGCAgcgacgaggaagaggaggagaagcatGAAGCCCCGCGGGTGGTGAAGCCCCAgccggaggagaaggaggacaAGCTGACGGACTGGAAGAAGATGGCCTGCCTGCTGTGCCGCAGGCAGTTCCCCAACAAGGACGCGCTGGTGCGCCACCAGCAGCTCTCCGATCTGCACAAG CAAAACATGGAGATCCACTTGAAAATAAAGAGATCCAAGAAAGAACTGGAAGCGTTGGAGAACCAGGAGAAACAG CTGAGCTCCAGGGAGACCAGAGACTCCAGCGGCTCTCCAGAAGTCAAGAGGAAGAAATACCAGAACTCCTGGTCAAATGCTCCCAG AGATATGCACAAGACTTCAGAGCGGCCTGGACTGGGTGCAGAGCCAGTGGAG aggaagaagaaggagcCTGTCGTCTGGAACCACGCCACATACAAGCAGGCCGTGCGCAAGGCCATGTTCGCCCGCTTCAAGGAGCTGGAGTGA